The genomic segment CCGATGAAGCGGTACTTGTACTGCTTCACATCCGGCGAAGGCGATTCGACGATGAAGAGGCCGTACTCTCCGACGCCCGTGTGCCAGGCGTCGTCGTCCGGGTACTGGAACGACTTGATCTTCGGCGCCTTGGGCGCCGTGGTGTCGTAGATGAACTCGCAGCGAGTTCCGTCGCCCGACGTGCTCCACGGCCCCCACGACTCACCGTCGTGCCCGCGTACCGCCCAACCGACGGCCACGTTCTGCGGGATGGTGTAGTTGTCGTCGTTGTCATCGGAGCTCAGGTTCGTCCCGACCGTGTACGAGAACGACGCGCCGCCCGTCTGACCGGTCTTGGAGGCGTCGACGGTGCTCTGCGCCGCCGTGGTCGAGTAATGGTCGTACGTCTTTCCGCCGACCGTCCAGAACACGTGGAACTCGGCGCGCAGGCTCTCGGAGTTGCTGCCGGTGTCGCCGTGGTCATAGTCCTTCAGGAACGCCTTCAGCTTCGGGGCGTCGGAGACGTAGTGCTCCTCGGCCTTGCCGTACTCGCACGCGCCGCCCGGGGTCATCTTCAGGTCGTCCATCGCGGGTTGCAGCGGCGGACGGTTGTAGGTGACCTCAAGGTGTGCGTTGCCGCAGAAGCGCTTCCAGTACGTGTAGCTTCCCTCGTCCTCCGCCTTCAGACGGAAGGTCGTGGTGTCCCATCCGCTGCTCGCGGCCTTCTGCACGGTGCCACGCACGTCGAAGCGGACGTTCTGGTTGGTGGACGTGCACGAACCGGCCGGATTGGTCGGCGACTTCGTGGTGATGGCGTCCTTCAGCGACGGCTGGTTGCCCCAGTTCGTCTTGGAGCTGATCGCGCTCGCGCCGCCCGAGTTGACCCGGCCGAGCTGCACGCCCTTCGCGGACTCGCTGTACGTGTGCACCATCGTCACCGCGAATTCGGCGGAGACGATGTCCTTGTCCTCGAAGGCACCCGTCGGGAGCGCGAAGAACTGCCGCTTGACGTCGCTGCTGCTGGTGCAGCGGTAGGAGACGTCGGCAGGACAGCGTCCGACCCCCTCGTCGTCCTCGAACTTCCAGAACTCCGAGGAGGAGTAATACGACGACACCATGGTCCAGCCGGTCCGGTTGGCCGTCTTGTAGACCGGGTCGATGTAGACGGGGTAGACGGTGTCCTCGCCCTTGAGCAGGCCGGCGTCGGGCTTCAGAGTCACCGAGTCCGCGTCGGTCTGCACCGCGACGTCGGAGACCTGGGCGCCCTCGGGCGGGGTAACCGCGCTGTCCGGTGCGCCGCCGTCCGCCGGGGAGGCGGGCGGTGCGGGGCTCTTGCCCTGATGGTCGCCCGCGGTGTGGCTGGAATCCCACATCATCGGCTGCGGCGCCTCGAAGACCGTGCCGCCGCTGCCGTCGGCCTCGGCTTCGAGACCGCCGTCGGCTGTCTCCTTGAGTGTGACGGAGTCGGTGTCCAGCGGTAGTTCGAGCTGTGCCAGGTCGGGGAGGGCCGCGGCCTTCGCGTTCTTGACGACCAGGACGTGGGAGAAACCCTCGGCGCCCGCGCTCACCTTGAGGTCGACGCCGTCGAACACGTCGGCGTACGTGGCGGTGGAGCCGGTGATCTTCGGCCGGGGCAGCTTGTGCGGCCAGTCGAGGGACAGCGAGCGGCCGTCCTTGTCGATCTCGGCGAAGGTGGTGTCACCGCCGCCGGAGAACGACATGGACGACAGCGCGGCCTTCGGCGCGTACGTGCCGTTGACCTGCTTGACGAGCGTGGTGTCGATGTCCGCCCACTTGCCGGCCTTACGGGTGCGGACAGGCTGGACGTACTGGGTAGTGGTGAAGGTGCCGTCCGGGTTAGCGACAGTGGTGCTGCGCTCGTCCCGAAGGGCCGCCACCTCCACCTTCCTGCCGGACTTGGCTGCCTCGGCCTGGGCGTCGGAGACGCCCCCGACCGCCAGTGACTTCTTGTCCGTCAGTGACTTCGTGTCCGCGGCGGCCGCCGACTCGGCGGCGCCTCCGAGCCCCAGGGCTCCCGCTCCTCCCGCGCCCATGCCGGAAGCCAGCAGCGCGGTCAGTGTGACGGCGATCGTGGCGGCCCGGTACTTGGGGCGGGCGTCAGTCCCACGACGGTTCATGTCGCTCTGCTTTCTGCTGCCCATGTTGCCGGTCACCCGACCACTCCGAAGGAGGTCCCCGCATCAGGGATGCCGCCCTTGCCCGGCTTGAATATCGTGGTCCCCGTGGTGGTCGAACCGGTGGTGTCCGTCCACGGGACGACGTAGAGGGCGCCCTTCGGGGTGTCCGCTGCCTTGCTGTACGGCACACCCACGTAGAGGTTGTCGGCGCCTGCAGTCAGGCTGATGCCGGTGAAGTCGCGCGCCGCGGCCGTGCCGGGTAGGACACTTCCGCTCGGCGCCCGCGAGATGACCTTGTCGTTCGCGCCGATCGAGGTGTCCATGGGCCGCAGGATGTGCACGGCGCCGGAGTCCTCGGCGTCCTTGGCGTCGCTGCCGGGAGCGCCCACCGCCATACGGATGGTGGCGTCGCTGCTCACAACCGAGGTGTCCGTGTTGGCGATGGCCACACGCTGACCGAAGAAGTCGCCCTTGGCGGGATAGCCTTCGACGCCGTCCGCAGTGGCATCGACCGCCGCCACCTCGGTGTAGGCGCCGGACGGCTTGATCCGCACGACGGTGGCGGCACCGGAGTTGGTCACCTCGCCGACGGCCTCGCCCGGCGTGCCGATCGCCAGCAGGGCGTCCGAATTGTACGTCTGGTCGGCGGGGCGGAAGTTCGTCATGTCGATGGAC from the Streptomyces venezuelae genome contains:
- a CDS encoding LamG-like jellyroll fold domain-containing protein, translated to MNRRGTDARPKYRAATIAVTLTALLASGMGAGGAGALGLGGAAESAAAADTKSLTDKKSLAVGGVSDAQAEAAKSGRKVEVAALRDERSTTVANPDGTFTTTQYVQPVRTRKAGKWADIDTTLVKQVNGTYAPKAALSSMSFSGGGDTTFAEIDKDGRSLSLDWPHKLPRPKITGSTATYADVFDGVDLKVSAGAEGFSHVLVVKNAKAAALPDLAQLELPLDTDSVTLKETADGGLEAEADGSGGTVFEAPQPMMWDSSHTAGDHQGKSPAPPASPADGGAPDSAVTPPEGAQVSDVAVQTDADSVTLKPDAGLLKGEDTVYPVYIDPVYKTANRTGWTMVSSYYSSSEFWKFEDDEGVGRCPADVSYRCTSSSDVKRQFFALPTGAFEDKDIVSAEFAVTMVHTYSESAKGVQLGRVNSGGASAISSKTNWGNQPSLKDAITTKSPTNPAGSCTSTNQNVRFDVRGTVQKAASSGWDTTTFRLKAEDEGSYTYWKRFCGNAHLEVTYNRPPLQPAMDDLKMTPGGACEYGKAEEHYVSDAPKLKAFLKDYDHGDTGSNSESLRAEFHVFWTVGGKTYDHYSTTAAQSTVDASKTGQTGGASFSYTVGTNLSSDDNDDNYTIPQNVAVGWAVRGHDGESWGPWSTSGDGTRCEFIYDTTAPKAPKIKSFQYPDDDAWHTGVGEYGLFIVESPSPDVKQYKYRFIGSSWVTVNAIHEGGPAMLNWMPPDEGPMSLEVKAIDGAGNAGKTPTSYVFLVSDGRAPAAGWTLGDAKGATAAAGMSGAPAATAGSGVTFGSEGPMGPTDTAASLDGTDKAYLDAGKPAVDTSGTFSVSAWVKLPERPKDDVTVVSQDGTASPGFDLGYDVDTQSWTFRTPMTDMEGMGSWKVSGARAVPGSWTHLIGVYDDELGTLSLFVNGDLIEEDVQKRRTQWNATGGVQIGRKLSLDGYTSHFKGSIADVKIYSRVVPEAEGEALGGISARQLAYWQVDGDDAGVSPEEVGGTGLTLGGGAAIYVPDESCDPEADPECVPPAEPLWGDGHLTLNGTGAHAKRTAGLLAAEDSFTLTARARLAAAGSTKDQTVLSLAGARGSALTVRYAAAENRWQLAVTNKDAVDARTSTGTAKGVAPSTEGDGDHLTLVYSAVFGDALLYVNGTLAAQVPWDNAWDFTKTSLQVGRVLTGSTPSGFFDGAVDELRVFRGALDASAVPTVAILPAGSSIEETVT